The following DNA comes from Gordonia zhaorongruii.
AGAACTCCGGCCACTTCTGACATGCCTGGACCGGTGCGACGCCGAAACCGGCATTTCCTGTGGTGTGCGCCATATATGGTGGTCTGATGTTTCGGGCGTTCTGTCGATTGAGTCGGGTTGCGGTGACCGTGGCCCTCGTGGGGCTGATGTCGCTGGGCGCGATCTTCATCGGCGCGGGCACCTCGCATGCGGAGGGTGGCTTCTACACCGTGCCGAAACAGCTGACGGGAGCACCGGGCGACGTTCTGCGCAGCGAGCCGATGACCGTGGCGTTGTCCGTGCCGACGCCGTCGGGGCACTTTCCGGCGGACGCATCCCGCATCATGTACCGGACGACCGGCCCGACGGGGCAGCCCGCCGCAGCGACTGGAACGGTGCTGACTCCGAAGTCTCCGTGGCGGGGTCGGGGCTCCCGCCCGTTGGTCAGTTTCACGGTGGGCACCCACGGTATCGGCCCCCAGTGCAAGACCTCACGACTTCTCGGGGAGGCGCTGCATTACACCCCGCCGCTGGACTTCTTCGTCGAGTACGAGTTGCCGTCCATCTACATGCTGCTTTCGCAGGGGATTGCAGTCGTCGTTACCGACTATCTGCCCGACACCTACTTGAACCCACGAGGTGAGGGGCCCGCAACCATCGACGCGGCCCGTGCCGCACAGCGTCTTCCGGGTGCGCAGATACCGGCGGATGGTCCGGTCGCGTTCTGGGGGTACTCCCAGGGTGGCCATTCAGCGGCGGCCGCCGCAGAACAGGTGAGCGCATACGCACCGGAGCTGAACGTGAAGGGCGCGTTCGTCGGAGCGCCGCCGGTGGACATGATCAAGCAGCTCGGCACAGTCGATGGTGGAGCGCTCGTCGGAATCAACGGGTACTTTCTCAACGGTCTGATGGGTTCGTATCCGGCTACCAAGCCGGTCATCGACGACATGCTCAATCGAGCAGGGCATGAGATGCTGCGCAGGACGGACGGTCAGTGCGTTGTCGAGACCGAATTGACGTACGGGTTGCGAAAGTCGAGTGAGCTCACGGTCTCCGGGCGATCGATTCAGAGCGTTCTGGCCTCCGACCGGCGGACGGCCAAGGTGATCGACTCGATGACACTCGGCAGGACTGCGCCGTCCACTCCGATCCTGTTGCTGACCGGAGGAGCCGACGACATCGTCTCGCCGGCCGCCGTACGACGCCTCGGGCATAGGTGGTGCGCCGGCGGAACATCGGTGCAACTGATGGACATCCCGCTCCCGAAGATCTTTCCGGGCCTCGGCTTGGGCCACATCGTCAACATGCCGATCGGTGAGTTGGGCCAGGGATTCAGCTGGCTCAACGACCGGTTCAACGGTCGGACGGCACCCAGTAACTGCAGGTAGCCGGGTCGCCGCGAACTGTGCGGTATCGGTGTCGCGGACGAGTGGCCCGTCGTGAGGCATCATCGAATCCGTGAGATCGGTAGCCGTCTGGTTCGTGTGGCTCGTCCTGGTCGGCGCCGGTTTGTGGTTGCTCGCCGACGGGTCGTGGTCGCTGATCGTCGTGTTCGCCGTCCTTCTGGCGGCATTCGGCTGGTGGTTGTTTCCGCGACGTGGGAGCGGACCCGACCAGCGCGACGCCGTGGTGGCCGCTGAAGCCGGAACCGTGGTGATCTACTGGCGCCCCGGCTGCATGTACTGCGCGCGCCTGCGGCGGCGACTCGTCCGCGTCCGCAATCGGGCCGTGTGGGTCAACATCTGGGCCGATGCGGATGCCGCCGTCTTCGTCCGGAGCGTCAACGACGGTGATGAGACCGTTCCGACGGTCGTCATCGATGGTGTGGCGCATACGAATCCGCCAGCGGACACGGTGCGGGGAAGACTGTCCGAGGTGGGCTGAGCGGGACAGCAGACTATCGCCGCGAGTCTCCGTCAGACCCGGAATGATTCACGAACCGACCCTTGGGCTACCCGCGTCCGACCCGGTCAGAAGTCGACGTCCACGCAGGCAAGCCTGTCGCCAGCCGAGCCGGCATGACCGGGTGCGGTCATGGTGTGTTCCTCGTGGAGCACCACGGAGTTAGCCTCGCCGTCCCGGAACTCCCAATTGACGGTGCTCGACGCGTGCGCGGCACCCTGCGCGTCGGAGGTGAGGTCCAACCAGACCTCATTCTGCGGGTTCGCGTAGGCAGGATCCGTCGACGAAGACTCCGGCGTGGCCGCCGGATCGATCTTGTTCTGGTAATGCGGTCCCGAGTCCGAGGGCTCCGGGCCGCACGGCTTGGTGTGCACGTGCACACCGAAGCCCCGGTTCGGGGCCAGTCCGTTCGCGTTGAGTGTCACCGTGGTCTTGCCGTTGTCGTCTTCTTCGTCCACGGTCGCCGTAGCCCCGACAGGGACTGCGGCTTCGTCGTACGTGAAGGCGGTGTTGTCGTCGTCGCCACCGTTCGAGCTGCCCGGGACGCTGAAGGTCGCGGTGTCGTCCGGTTTGCTGTCGCCCGATTCAGAGTTCGGCCCGGCGGAGGGATTCGCACCTCCGGAACCACCGGATGCGGAGGTCTGGCCAGGCGAGGACTCCGGGGCGCTATCGTCAGCGCACCCGGCAGCGGCGAGTGCGAGCACTGCGGTGCCCGCGATGAGCGCTGTGCGACCCGCAACCCGGGTGTTGTCGCCTGCGGTCAGGAAACCGAATCGAAGTGCCATAACCCCATATACCACGGGGATCGCACCCATGTGGTTCATGTCACACAATCGGGCACGCGCTGCCTCCCCTGGAGCTATGGGTGCATAGCGTCAAATGCAGTTCGTTCGTCAAGCGAAGCTGAGGGGTTACCGAGTTTGTGTCGCCTGGGCGGATTACGCGACCCACGCTCGAATATGCCGCTCGATGGCGGTGCGGAACTCATCGGCGGCGAGTGGCTGAGCGGTGCTCGTGTGTAGGAGGGTTCCGTCGAGGTGGTCGGAGAGTGCCCGGGCTGCGGCGGTCGGATCTGTGGCGCTACCTATCGAGGCCAATGATTGGACGATGACCTCGACGAGGTCTGCGCGTCGGAGTTCGATCGCGGCGCTCAGAGTTGCGTCGCCGGCGGCCTCGGCGAAGACCGCGAACCGTGCTCGCGTGCGGGTCGCGTCGGGACCGTGGGCGTGACACATGAAGGCGGTGAGGGCATCGGCCAGCGCATCTGTGGACTCGGGGAGTGCGGTGCCGGTGATGCCCTCGATGACCTGCTGATCGACCTCGAGTAGGCGGTCGAGGACCCCGTCCAGGAGGGCGCGGCGTGTCCGGAAAAGGTTGGACGTCGAGCCCAGTGCCCTCCCGGCCCGCTCGTCGACACGTCGGTGGGTCAGCGCGCGGATTCCGTCCGTGCCGACGACGTCGATCGCGGTGTCGAGCAGATCGGTGCGGCGTGACATACCGGGACACTATGCACGATGCCAGATGAAACTACAAGTGTAGTACTGAGACTACATTTGTAGTATGCTCGGGTCATGACGACGTTGCAGGCCGTGGGCAAGGTGCGGATCTCGGGGGCAGGCGTGGCGGGTCTGGCCGCGGCGGTCATCCTGTCACGGGCCGGGATTCGGGTAACCGTCGACGAGCGTGCAGATGCGCCGCCAACCACGGGAACGGTATTCGGTCTGGCTGGTGCGG
Coding sequences within:
- a CDS encoding lipase family protein, producing MTVALVGLMSLGAIFIGAGTSHAEGGFYTVPKQLTGAPGDVLRSEPMTVALSVPTPSGHFPADASRIMYRTTGPTGQPAAATGTVLTPKSPWRGRGSRPLVSFTVGTHGIGPQCKTSRLLGEALHYTPPLDFFVEYELPSIYMLLSQGIAVVVTDYLPDTYLNPRGEGPATIDAARAAQRLPGAQIPADGPVAFWGYSQGGHSAAAAAEQVSAYAPELNVKGAFVGAPPVDMIKQLGTVDGGALVGINGYFLNGLMGSYPATKPVIDDMLNRAGHEMLRRTDGQCVVETELTYGLRKSSELTVSGRSIQSVLASDRRTAKVIDSMTLGRTAPSTPILLLTGGADDIVSPAAVRRLGHRWCAGGTSVQLMDIPLPKIFPGLGLGHIVNMPIGELGQGFSWLNDRFNGRTAPSNCR
- a CDS encoding glutaredoxin domain-containing protein translates to MRSVAVWFVWLVLVGAGLWLLADGSWSLIVVFAVLLAAFGWWLFPRRGSGPDQRDAVVAAEAGTVVIYWRPGCMYCARLRRRLVRVRNRAVWVNIWADADAAVFVRSVNDGDETVPTVVIDGVAHTNPPADTVRGRLSEVG
- a CDS encoding superoxide dismutase family protein, which encodes MALRFGFLTAGDNTRVAGRTALIAGTAVLALAAAGCADDSAPESSPGQTSASGGSGGANPSAGPNSESGDSKPDDTATFSVPGSSNGGDDDNTAFTYDEAAVPVGATATVDEEDDNGKTTVTLNANGLAPNRGFGVHVHTKPCGPEPSDSGPHYQNKIDPAATPESSSTDPAYANPQNEVWLDLTSDAQGAAHASSTVNWEFRDGEANSVVLHEEHTMTAPGHAGSAGDRLACVDVDF
- a CDS encoding TetR/AcrR family transcriptional regulator; amino-acid sequence: MSRRTDLLDTAIDVVGTDGIRALTHRRVDERAGRALGSTSNLFRTRRALLDGVLDRLLEVDQQVIEGITGTALPESTDALADALTAFMCHAHGPDATRTRARFAVFAEAAGDATLSAAIELRRADLVEVIVQSLASIGSATDPTAAARALSDHLDGTLLHTSTAQPLAADEFRTAIERHIRAWVA